The following proteins are encoded in a genomic region of Cherax quadricarinatus isolate ZL_2023a chromosome 5, ASM3850222v1, whole genome shotgun sequence:
- the Alg14 gene encoding UDP-N-acetylglucosamine transferase subunit ALG14 isoform X2 produces MLALLIITGCMALLVRVAYILYVINCCSHIPLMVAKKTVKTLIVLGSGGHTGEMLKMVATLDPFCYSPRVYVVAATDTISLKRLSQTEEKLKVTNGSGDQFVVEVVPRTREVGQPWVSTAYTALCALIFCISVVARHRPSLILTNGPGTCVPVCYSALLFRVLGICQSRVVFIESLCRVHSSSLSGSLLYRIVDDFIVQWPQLKEKYPRSKYMGRLV; encoded by the exons ATGTTGGCCCTGCTTATCATAACTGGGTGCATGGCATTGCTAGTACGTGTAGCATACATACTGTACGTGATCAACTGCTGCAGCCACATACCACTTATGGTTGCCAAGAAAACTGTGAAGACACTTATCGTCCTTGGCTCAGGTGGTCACACTGGAGAAATGCTCAAGATGGTTGCCACACTGGATCCATTTTGCTACAGCCCAAGAGTTTATGTTGTGGCTGCTACAGACACTATCAGTCTTAAGAGACTTTCACAAACAgaggaaaaactcaag GTAACCAATGGAAGTGGCGATCAGTTCGTAGTAGAGGTTGTGCCCCGGACACGAGAAGTTGGGCAGCCATGGGTCTCCACGGCATACACTGCATTATGTGCTCTAATTTTTTGCATTTCCGTTGTTGCCCGCCATCGTCCATCACTGATCCTTACCAATGGGCCAGGAACATGTGTACCAGTTTGCTATTCAGCATTGCTGTTTCGTGTACTTGGTATTTGCCAGTCACGTGTAGTATTTATTGAAAGCCTGTGTCGTGTGCACTCCTCTTCTctatcaggaagcttgttatACAGAATAGTAGATGACTTCATTGTTCAATGGCCACAGCTGAAGGAGAAATATCCTAGATCAAAGTACATGGGTCGCTTGGTGTGA
- the LOC138855227 gene encoding uncharacterized protein, translating into MEAESLTIKRELLEVVREEELCGPSRNSTNNDHVKIEKSEPFFFDEDTHGLLNQSSHSLGFGLETISLYNVIKVEPHTESCTKGKGSSEGKVQKKILPKLKVKKKHSGKRKKQKREKVPVTNKGGAIIASPGITVTNMPNTGIVEPADCAEVNYSLTSGKYKSECEGVSSPAPERGETKVCETSASNKLEAELPIVQIHDQIKLQSKVNDTTSGEPESVPSSSVMCLPLKREVQESLGNSKNKRKNNVNKMRCNYETLSHRRKPGSWSMGIVSQGSWWQSRGSWWQSRGSWWQSRGSWWQSRGSWWQSQGSWWQPPGNDWQPPGNGWQPPGNGWQPQGNGINNQEINRQNLKRICEYTLNGQQNSQCVWQNQRSYDQGTRWQNPNREHHQENRWVNPKNRENNPGNAALKSFHRFPKSSTYNLGNARSNYLSSSPKETDNAIKQICTSFQRVKETYTKLARNFSDNHHSKQNPIDEMKTQDHLDEMKRETEMPKQEIDEAECSTSAECIDVEHSGDEDMAADTRHESSEKLKVERDESIRETGILIKINEDGECDENAKHTDSPGAEDVRASHNIVKEINDSSLHGRNVKDRGILEDKGKDNSFKDIVVNDDTNEEIKITWEKSKSSPVAIPVIDLTEL; encoded by the coding sequence ATGGAGGCTGAATCTCTTACTATAAAACGTGAGCTTCTGGAAGTTGTCCGTGAGGAGGAACTTTGTGGACCAAGTAGAAACTCTACAAATAATGACCATGTGAAAATAGAAAAGAGTGAACCATTCTTCTTTGATgaagacacacatggcttactaAACCAGAGTTCACACTCATTGGGCTTTGGCCTAGAAACAATCTCTCTTTATAATGTAATCAAAGTTGAGCCACATACAGAATCATGCACAAAAGGCAAAGGCAGCTCAGAAGGAAAAGTACAAAAAAAGATCCTTCCAAAGTTGAAAGTTAAAAAAAAGCATTCTGGAAAGAGAAAAAAACAAAAGAGAGAAAAAGTACCAGTGACTAATAAAGGAGGAGCCATCATTGCAAGCCCTGGCATTACTGTAACCAATATGCCAAATACAGGGATTGTTGAGCCAGCTGATTGTGCAGAAGTAAACTATTCCTTGACTTCAGGTAAGTATAAAAGTGAGTGTGAAGGTGTCAGCAGCCCAGCTCCTGAAAGGGGGGAGACTAAAGTATGCGAGACATCAGCTTCCAATAAACTAGAAGCAGAATTACCTATAGTACAAATTCATGATCAGATAAAATTGCAATCTAAAGTAAATGACACAACTTCTGGTGAACCCGAGTCTGTTCCTAGTTCATCAGTAATGTGTCTGCCGCTGAAAAGAGAGGTACAGGAGTCACTTGGCAATTCTAAAAATAaacgaaaaaataatgtaaacaaAATGAGATGCAATTATGAGACTTTGTCACACAGGAGAAAGCCAGGATCGTGGTCAATGGGCATAGTTTCTCAAGGGAGTTGGTGGCAGTCTCGAGGGAGTTGGTGGCAGTCTCGAGGGAGTTGGTGGCAGTCTCGAGGGAGTTGGTGGCAGTCTCGAGGGAGTTGGTGGCAGTCTCAAGGGAGTTGGTGGCAGCCTCCAGGGAATGACTGGCAGCCTCCAGGGAATGGCTGGCAGCCTCCAGGGAATGGCTGGCAGCCTCAAGGGAATGGCATTAACAACCAGGAAATTAACAGGCAAAATCTAAAAAGAATTTGTGAATATACATTAAATGGACAGCAAAATTCACAGTGTGTATGGCAAAATCAAAGGAGTTATGATCAAGGAACTCGGTGGCAAAATCCAAATAGAGAGCATCATCAGGAAAACAGGTGGGTAAATCCAAAGAATAGAGAGAATAATCCAGGAAATGCTGCATTAAAATCATTCCATAGGTTTCCCAAGAGTAGCACATACAATCTAGGAAATGCTAGATCCAATTATCTTAGCAGTTCACCAAAAGAGACTGATAATGCCATAAAGCAGATTTGCACTTCCTTCCAAAGAGTAAAGGAAACTTACACAAAGCTTGCAAGAAATTTCAGTGACAACCATCACAGTAAACAGAACCCTATTGATGAAATGAAAACACAGGACCACCTTGATGAAATGAAGAGAGAGACTGAAATGCCAAAACAGGAAATTGATGAAGCTGAATGCAGTACATCAGCTGAGTGTATTGATGTTGAGCATAGTGGTGACGAAGACATGGCAGCTGACACACGGCATGAATCAAGTGAAAAACTTAAAGTAGAAAGAGATGAAAGTATTAGAGAGACTGGAATCTTAATAAAAATTAATGAGGATGGAGAGTGTGATGAAAATGCCAAACATACCGACAGCCCTGGTGCTGAGGATGTTAGAGCGAGTCATAATATAGTAAAAGAAATCAATGACTCTAGCTTACATGGTAGAAATGTAAAAGATAGAGGGATTTTAGAAGATAAAGGTAAAGATAATTCCTTTAAGGACATTGTTGTCAATGATGATACAAATGAAGAGATTAAAATTACATGGGAGAAAAGTAAATCTAGCCCTGTAGCTATTCCAGTAATTGATCTTACTGAACTATAG